A window from Theropithecus gelada isolate Dixy chromosome 1, Tgel_1.0, whole genome shotgun sequence encodes these proteins:
- the ACOT11 gene encoding acyl-coenzyme A thioesterase 11, producing MIQNVGNHLRRGLASVFSSRTSRKSASRAGNDGAMADGEGYRNPTEVQMSQLVLPCHTNQRGELSVGQLLKWIDTTACLSAERHAGCPCVTASMDDIYFEHTISVGQVVNIKAKVNRAFNSSMEVGIQVASEDLCSEKQWNVCKALATFVAHREITKVKLKQIMPRTEEEKMEHSVAAERRRMRLVYADTIKDLLANCAIQDDLESRDCSHMVPAEKTRVESVELVLPPHANHQGNTFGGQIMAWMENVATIAASRLCRAHPTLKAIEMFHFRGPSQVGDRLVLKAIVNNAFKHSMEVGVCVEAYRQQAETHRRHINSAFMTFVVLDADDQPQLLPWIRPQPGDGERRYREASARKKIRLDRKYIVSCKQTEVPLSVPWDPSNQVYLSYNNVSSLRMLVAKDNWVLSSEINQVRLYTLEDDKFLSFHMEMVVHVDAAQAFLLLSDLRRRPEWDKHYRSVELVQQVDEDDAIYHVTSPALGGHTKPQDFVILASRRKPCDNGDPYVIALRSVTLPTHRETPEYRRGETLCSGFCFWREGDQLTKVSYYNQATPGVLNYVTTNVAGLSSEFYTTFKACEQFLLDNRNDLAPSLQTL from the exons GGATTGGCCTCTGTGTTCTCCAGTCGCACATCCCGGAAGTCAGCCTCACGTGCAGGGAACGACGGTGCCATGGCAGACGGCGAAGGATACCGGAACCCCACGGAGGTGCAGATGAGCCAGCTGGTACTGCCCTGCCACACCAACCAACGCGGCGAGCTGAGTGTCGGGCAGCTGCTCAAGTGGATTGACACCACGGCCTGCCTGTCCG CGGAGAGGCACGCTGGCTGCCCCTGTGTCACAGCTTCCATGGATGACATCTATTTTGAGCACACCATTAG TGTTGGACAAGTGGTGAATATCAAGGCCAAGGTGAACCGGGCCTTCAACTCCAGCATGGAG GTGGGCATCCAGGTGGCCTCAGAGGACCTGTGCTCTGAGAAGCAGTGGAATGTGTGCAAGGCCTTGGCCACCTTCGTGGCCCACCGAGAGATCACTAAG GTGAAGCTGAAGCAGATCATGCCACGGACAGAGGAGGAGAAGATGGAGCACAGTGTGGCGGCCGAGCGCCGGCGCATGCGCCTTGTCTATGCGGACACCATCAAGGATCTCCTGGCCAACTGCGCCATTCAGGACG ATCTGGAGAGCAGAGACTGCAGCCACATGGTGCCAGCCGAGAAGACTCGTGTGGAGAGCGTGGAGTTGGTCCTGCCTCCCCATGCCAATCACCAGGGCAACACCTTTGGGGGCCAGATCATGGCCTGGATGGAGAATGTGGCCACCATTGCAGCCAG TCGGCTCTGCCGTGCCCACCCTACGCTGAAGGCCATTGAGATGTTCCACTTCCGAGGCCCGTCCCAGGTCGGCGACCGTCTGGTGCTCAAAGCCATCGTGAACAATGCCTTCAAACATAG CATGGAGGTGGGCGTATGTGTGGAGGCCTATCGCCAGCAGGCTGAGACCCACCGGCGCCACATCAACAGTGCCTTTATGACCTTTGTGGTCCTGGACGCAGATGACCAGCCCCAGCTGCTGCCTTGGATTCGGCCCCAGCCTGGG GATGGCGAGCGGCGGTACCGAGAGGCCAGTGCCAGAAAGAAGATCCGCCTAGACAG gAAGTACATTGTGTCCTGTAAGCAGACAGAGGTGCCCCTCTCCGTCCCCTGGGACCCTAGCAACCAG GTGTACCTGAGCTACAATAACGTCTCCTCCCTGAGGATGCTCGTGGCCAAGGACAACTGGGTGCTGTCCTCGGAGATCAATCAG GTCCGCCTGTACACTCTGGAGGATGACAAGTTCCTCTCCTTCCACATGGAGATGGTCGTGCATGTGGATGCAGCCCAGGCCTTCCTGCTGCTCTCGGACCTGCGTCGGAGGCCAGAGTGGGACAAGCACTACCG GAGCGTGGAGCTAGTGCAGCAGGTGGACGAGGACGATGCCATCTACCACGTCACCAGCCCTGCCCTTGGAGGTCACACAAAGCCACAGGACTTCGTGATCCTGGCCTCGAGGCGGAAGCCTTGTGACAATGG GGACCCCTATGTCATCGCGCTGAGGTCGGTCACGCTGCCCACACACCGAGAGACGCCAGAGTACAGACGCGGAGAGACCCTCTGctcaggcttctgcttctggcgCGAGGGGGACCAGCTGACCAAG GTGTCCTACTACAACCAGGCTACCCCAGGTGTTCTCAACTATGTGACTACCAATGTGGCCGGCCTCTCCTCTGAGTTCTACACCACCTTCAAGGCTTGCGAGCAGTTTCTCTTGGACAACCGGAATGATCTGGCCCCCAGCCTCCAGACCCTCTAG